One genomic region from Marinomonas maritima encodes:
- a CDS encoding isopenicillin N synthase family dioxygenase, whose protein sequence is MQLQAIDYTSATAQEDFVKSLRETGFGVLKNHPIQKNLVSAIYSEWQTFFDSKEKHEYLYNKGTQDGFFPPNVSETAKGHTKKDIKEYFHYYPWGQCPTDKKALLTQYYAEANTLASELLAWVEAHSPVDVAKHYSQSLSSMVDDSDQTLLRVLHYPPLKGDEELGAIRAGAHEDINLLTILPSANEPGLQVKAKDGTWMDVPCDFGTLIVNIGDMLQEASGGYFPSTSHRVINPEGADKTKSRISLPLFLHPKPEVVLSKRHTAGSYLHERLVELGVI, encoded by the coding sequence ATGCAACTACAAGCAATAGATTACACCAGCGCAACAGCGCAAGAAGATTTCGTAAAATCCCTGCGTGAAACTGGTTTTGGCGTTTTAAAAAACCACCCCATTCAAAAAAACCTCGTCAGCGCAATCTACAGTGAATGGCAGACCTTTTTTGATAGTAAAGAAAAACACGAATACCTTTACAACAAAGGCACCCAAGACGGTTTTTTCCCGCCTAATGTGTCGGAAACAGCCAAAGGTCACACCAAGAAAGACATCAAAGAATATTTTCACTATTATCCGTGGGGGCAATGCCCAACCGATAAAAAAGCCCTACTGACGCAATATTATGCCGAAGCCAACACATTAGCGTCAGAGCTACTCGCTTGGGTTGAAGCACATTCCCCGGTAGACGTTGCCAAGCATTACTCGCAATCCCTTTCTAGCATGGTGGACGACAGTGATCAGACCTTGCTGCGTGTCCTGCATTATCCACCGTTAAAAGGCGATGAAGAATTAGGCGCAATTCGAGCGGGAGCGCATGAAGACATTAACCTACTGACCATCCTGCCATCTGCCAACGAGCCAGGCTTACAGGTCAAAGCCAAAGATGGCACCTGGATGGACGTTCCTTGCGACTTTGGTACCTTGATTGTGAATATTGGCGATATGCTACAAGAGGCCTCTGGGGGCTACTTTCCATCCACGTCACACCGCGTTATTAACCCAGAAGGTGCCGACAAAACTAAATCGCGTATTTCTTTGCCTTTATTCCTTCATCCAAAACCGGAAGTCGTTTTATCCAAACGCCACACCGCTGGCAGCTATTTGCATGAACGCCTTGTTGAGCTTGGTGTGATTTAA
- a CDS encoding YqgE/AlgH family protein, which yields MTMNAFFDSFKNHFLISMPHLDDPHFEHTVIYLCEHTTAGAMGIIINRPSNVDFTELADHLGIKIGSPRLTSEPIYTGGPVEAERGFILHTADKVWSNTLRVTDDVSLSASLEALEEIAEGKGPNAFRITLGCAGWDAGQLESEIANNDWLVCEADLDVLFHTPSDMQFTAATRVLGIDMARLSPDIGHG from the coding sequence ATGACTATGAATGCATTTTTCGATTCGTTTAAAAATCACTTTTTAATTTCAATGCCACACCTAGACGACCCACACTTTGAACACACTGTTATTTATCTTTGCGAACACACTACAGCGGGCGCGATGGGGATTATTATCAATCGCCCCTCAAATGTTGATTTTACTGAATTAGCGGATCACCTTGGCATTAAAATTGGTAGCCCGCGTTTAACGTCTGAACCCATTTATACGGGCGGACCAGTAGAAGCTGAACGGGGTTTTATTTTGCACACAGCAGACAAAGTTTGGAGCAATACGTTACGAGTCACCGATGACGTGTCTTTGTCTGCCTCTTTGGAAGCGCTTGAAGAAATCGCCGAAGGTAAGGGACCAAATGCCTTTCGCATTACATTAGGGTGCGCAGGCTGGGACGCAGGACAGCTTGAGTCTGAAATTGCGAATAATGATTGGCTAGTATGTGAAGCGGATTTAGACGTATTATTCCATACACCAAGTGATATGCAATTTACCGCCGCTACGCGAGTATTGGGGATTGATATGGCAAGACTTTCACCGGATATAGGACATGGTTAA
- the ruvX gene encoding Holliday junction resolvase RuvX translates to MTASISTETSLNDNHKPNTVRSVLGFDFGTTRMGVAIGQSITGTAQPLDPIKAKDGIPNWDEITKVVEEWKPDAFVVGLPLDMDGSENEMCQRARKFAKRLNGRFNLPYHMMDERLSSYEAKGQVIAQKGNRNFKENSVDGLAAQMIVETWFAETTK, encoded by the coding sequence ATGACAGCGTCAATCTCGACAGAAACATCTTTAAACGATAACCATAAACCCAATACTGTTCGTTCAGTATTGGGTTTTGATTTTGGCACGACTCGAATGGGTGTTGCTATTGGTCAGAGTATTACAGGAACGGCTCAACCGCTTGACCCGATAAAAGCCAAAGATGGTATTCCTAATTGGGATGAGATCACCAAGGTGGTAGAAGAGTGGAAGCCAGATGCTTTCGTAGTGGGCTTGCCATTAGACATGGACGGGTCAGAAAATGAGATGTGCCAACGAGCACGCAAGTTTGCCAAGCGATTGAATGGACGTTTCAACCTTCCTTACCATATGATGGACGAACGATTGTCTTCCTATGAGGCCAAAGGGCAGGTAATTGCTCAGAAAGGAAACCGAAATTTTAAAGAGAATTCGGTGGATGGTTTGGCGGCTCAGATGATTGTAGAAACTTGGTTTGCCGAGACGACTAAGTGA
- the pyrR gene encoding bifunctional pyr operon transcriptional regulator/uracil phosphoribosyltransferase PyrR, which produces MKLDLEHSLASMKTQLTAYCEKKNIENAIVVGIHTGGVWVAERLISAVPTTEPLATLDITFYRDDFTKAGLNPKVNQTSLPAIEDRHVILVDDVLMSGRTIRAAMNEIFDFGRPASITLAILYDLGQHELPIAADIVGEHLTLNPDQRVKLTGPKTLGVSIIDTH; this is translated from the coding sequence ATGAAGTTAGATTTAGAGCATTCTCTAGCGTCAATGAAAACGCAGCTGACGGCATATTGTGAAAAGAAAAACATTGAGAATGCCATTGTTGTTGGGATTCATACTGGTGGTGTTTGGGTGGCAGAACGTTTGATATCAGCGGTGCCAACCACTGAGCCTTTAGCGACGTTGGACATTACTTTTTATCGTGATGATTTTACGAAAGCGGGATTGAACCCGAAGGTGAATCAAACGTCATTGCCAGCGATTGAAGATCGTCACGTCATCTTGGTTGATGATGTGCTTATGTCTGGTCGTACGATTCGTGCCGCGATGAACGAAATTTTTGATTTCGGTCGACCTGCTAGTATTACGTTAGCCATTCTTTACGATTTGGGGCAGCATGAGCTTCCTATTGCAGCAGATATTGTTGGCGAGCATTTAACACTCAATCCTGATCAAAGGGTTAAGCTAACTGGGCCAAAAACACTGGGTGTTTCTATCATTGATACCCATTAA
- a CDS encoding aspartate carbamoyltransferase catalytic subunit, with protein sequence MMRSEPRALQLNEHGQLKHFLTLDGLDKTILTEILDRAESFLSMGEQSVKKVPLLRGKTVVNLFFENSTRTRTTFELAGKRLSADVINLNIETSATSKGESLLDTLKNLEAMQSDMFIVRHSDSGAAHFIAEHCTPNVAIINAGDGRHAHPTQAMLDMLTIRRHKGSFDGLKIAIVGDILHSRVARSQLQALTTLGVSDIRLVGPKTLVPSFFAEMGATICHDLEAGLKDVDVVVMLRLQKERMKGALLPSESEFYRLYGLTEETLAWASPDAIVMHPGPINRGVEISSEVADGKHSVILDQVTNGIAVRMAVMSMAMSGQLQSDDSSVTRDEK encoded by the coding sequence ATGATGCGATCCGAGCCTCGGGCATTACAGTTAAATGAACACGGGCAGCTTAAGCACTTTTTAACGCTGGATGGATTGGATAAAACCATTTTGACTGAGATTCTTGATCGAGCAGAATCCTTCCTTTCGATGGGCGAGCAGTCCGTTAAAAAAGTGCCTCTTTTACGCGGTAAAACCGTCGTAAACCTATTTTTTGAAAATTCCACTCGTACACGTACCACTTTTGAATTAGCTGGTAAGCGATTATCGGCGGATGTGATTAACCTCAATATTGAAACTTCTGCGACGTCTAAAGGCGAATCCTTACTGGATACCCTGAAAAATTTAGAAGCCATGCAGAGCGACATGTTTATCGTGCGCCATTCGGACAGCGGGGCGGCGCATTTTATTGCTGAACACTGTACGCCGAATGTTGCCATCATTAATGCAGGTGATGGGCGACATGCTCACCCAACACAAGCGATGTTAGATATGTTGACGATTCGTCGCCACAAAGGCAGCTTTGATGGGCTCAAAATTGCGATTGTCGGTGATATTTTGCATTCACGTGTGGCTCGCTCTCAGTTACAAGCGCTGACGACGTTAGGCGTTAGCGATATACGTCTGGTTGGACCGAAAACATTAGTGCCTAGCTTTTTTGCTGAAATGGGCGCCACGATTTGCCATGACCTAGAAGCCGGTTTAAAAGACGTCGACGTGGTAGTGATGTTACGTTTGCAAAAAGAGCGCATGAAAGGCGCTTTGTTGCCGAGTGAAAGCGAATTCTATCGATTGTATGGTTTGACGGAAGAAACGTTAGCTTGGGCGAGTCCCGATGCCATCGTCATGCACCCAGGTCCGATTAACCGCGGAGTAGAAATTTCTTCGGAAGTCGCGGACGGTAAGCATTCTGTAATTTTGGATCAAGTAACCAATGGCATCGCAGTGAGAATGGCAGTGATGTCTATGGCGATGAGTGGTCAGTTACAAAGTGATGATTCGTCAGTAACGAGGGATGAAAAATAG
- a CDS encoding dihydroorotase gives MKLRIQNGRIIDPSQDIDAVTDLFIDNQKIVAIGDAPAGFENAEVVDATGQWVLPGLVDLAVALREPGLTQKGSVATEGRAAVSGGVTTLVCPPDTRPIVDTPAVAALIQDKADEAGMANVFPIGALTQGLEGAQLSNMVALTDAGCIAVSNHRHPMASTKVLSRALEYAATHDLLVVFHPDESSLSEGGCAHEGLMSTMHGLAGIPEEAETIALMRDLLLVEKTGVRAHFARLSCAKSVEMIADAKASGLDVTADVAVHNLLLNDQVLSRFDGHYHVLPPLRGDEDRLTLIEGIKAGVISAICSDHQPHEKMAKIAPFAATEPGMANVEILLPLAMLLMDEGDLSFSTVLSCLTSGPAACFGLEAGSLSVGSFADFILFDSTARWVWSYDTRKTKGHNSPYFGDEFVGRVIATYISGQRVYQIV, from the coding sequence ATGAAATTACGTATTCAAAATGGTCGTATTATCGACCCGAGTCAAGATATTGATGCGGTCACGGATTTGTTCATCGACAATCAAAAAATCGTAGCGATTGGCGATGCTCCAGCAGGTTTTGAAAATGCTGAGGTCGTTGATGCGACAGGTCAATGGGTGTTGCCGGGTTTAGTGGATCTTGCTGTGGCGTTACGTGAGCCTGGATTGACTCAAAAAGGCAGTGTCGCAACGGAAGGACGTGCAGCGGTTTCCGGTGGTGTGACGACGTTAGTTTGTCCTCCAGATACGCGCCCTATTGTGGATACACCAGCGGTTGCCGCGTTAATTCAAGACAAAGCGGACGAGGCGGGAATGGCTAATGTGTTTCCTATTGGCGCGTTAACGCAAGGGTTGGAAGGCGCACAGCTGAGTAATATGGTGGCATTGACGGACGCGGGTTGCATCGCAGTGTCCAATCATCGTCATCCAATGGCGAGTACTAAAGTACTTTCTCGTGCGCTTGAGTACGCCGCGACACATGATTTATTGGTGGTGTTTCATCCTGATGAATCGAGCCTTTCTGAAGGGGGCTGTGCTCACGAAGGCCTGATGTCGACCATGCATGGCTTAGCGGGTATTCCTGAAGAAGCGGAAACCATTGCGTTGATGCGTGATTTATTACTGGTCGAAAAAACAGGGGTGCGCGCGCATTTTGCTCGTTTGTCTTGTGCCAAGTCGGTTGAAATGATCGCGGATGCAAAGGCGTCTGGATTGGATGTGACGGCGGATGTTGCTGTACATAACCTACTGTTGAATGATCAGGTGTTGAGCCGGTTCGATGGTCACTACCATGTGTTACCACCGTTGCGAGGCGATGAAGACCGTTTGACTCTAATCGAGGGAATAAAAGCGGGTGTCATTAGCGCTATTTGTTCCGATCATCAGCCCCATGAAAAAATGGCGAAAATCGCCCCGTTTGCAGCCACTGAACCTGGTATGGCGAACGTCGAGATTTTATTGCCTTTGGCTATGTTGTTAATGGATGAAGGAGACTTGTCGTTCTCCACCGTGCTCTCTTGCTTAACATCGGGTCCTGCTGCTTGTTTTGGTCTAGAGGCAGGTTCTTTGTCTGTAGGAAGTTTTGCCGACTTTATTTTGTTTGATAGTACGGCTCGTTGGGTATGGTCGTATGATACCCGGAAGACAAAAGGCCATAATTCCCCGTACTTTGGTGATGAATTTGTGGGACGTGTGATTGCGACGTATATTTCTGGTCAACGTGTTTATCAGATTGTTTGA
- a CDS encoding diguanylate cyclase domain-containing protein, with product MRSRIAYLERERDFIKDLYSDMPQMLRMISKGALLSSLLNSFKNRLQAQLPNAYCLFIVCDKECSQWHLQYVDSINESLLSPNGRLVTVPQALITFAATPSCPKRHDMNIPNLLEWKHWQVFFERHGFSDVSMVSVSDGQGSIYLMLAFQREDTLLEGELMGLALDSYASWLDSVFEREKADYLLLEGSHRDPSTGLLRRFSFDNSFNIVLKDSRRHFQRAALFSLRLLSTSTIDEGELKVWAGIMQDTVRDNDLLAHYDERELVMGIRIQHLEDAEIVATKLLKTLSDSSLSSNRLIRAGVSIGIAFYPEHSSLESLHQAASFAANSLHNLPGYRLEFHGAYYESSSDFYSL from the coding sequence TTGCGATCTCGTATTGCCTATCTTGAAAGAGAACGAGATTTTATCAAAGATCTATACAGTGACATGCCCCAAATGCTACGCATGATTTCAAAGGGGGCTTTATTAAGCTCCTTGTTGAATAGCTTTAAAAATAGGCTACAGGCTCAGTTACCCAATGCGTATTGTCTTTTTATCGTGTGTGACAAAGAGTGTTCGCAATGGCATTTACAATATGTAGATTCTATTAATGAAAGCTTACTTAGTCCAAATGGCCGATTGGTTACTGTTCCTCAAGCGTTGATTACGTTTGCAGCCACCCCTTCTTGCCCTAAACGTCATGACATGAATATTCCGAATTTGTTAGAGTGGAAACACTGGCAGGTTTTTTTTGAACGTCATGGTTTTTCAGATGTATCCATGGTTAGCGTTTCCGATGGTCAGGGCTCTATCTATTTAATGTTAGCATTTCAACGTGAAGACACCCTGTTAGAAGGAGAGCTAATGGGACTGGCTTTAGACAGTTACGCCTCTTGGTTGGACTCTGTATTTGAGCGAGAAAAAGCTGATTATCTGTTGTTGGAAGGCAGTCATCGAGACCCATCGACAGGCTTATTACGACGTTTTAGTTTTGATAATAGTTTTAATATTGTATTAAAAGATTCTCGTCGTCATTTTCAACGAGCTGCATTATTTTCGCTGCGATTGCTTTCGACGTCGACAATAGATGAGGGCGAGTTGAAAGTGTGGGCTGGTATTATGCAAGATACGGTGCGAGATAATGATCTCCTTGCGCATTATGATGAGCGTGAATTGGTCATGGGGATCCGGATTCAGCATTTAGAGGATGCTGAGATTGTGGCCACTAAGCTATTGAAAACATTGAGTGACTCTAGCCTTTCTAGCAATCGGCTGATACGTGCAGGTGTGTCTATCGGTATTGCTTTTTATCCCGAGCATTCATCATTAGAGTCGCTTCATCAGGCTGCTTCATTCGCTGCAAACTCACTACACAACTTACCTGGATATCGCCTAGAATTTCATGGTGCTTATTATGAATCTAGCTCTGACTTTTATTCGTTATAA
- a CDS encoding YggS family pyridoxal phosphate-dependent enzyme, which translates to MVIEIESNEAEDVKANLTLVSQQIDQLVQQYKRKAGCVRLLAVSKTKPLSALEAAYHAGQRAFGENYVQEAVDKCHALAHLADIEWHFIGPIQSNKSRLIAETMHWVHSIDREKIARRLSDQRSVDMPLLNVCIQVNISGEDSKSGVTLSDLDVMVDLIRTLPNLCLRGLMAIPAPQESHAAQCAVYEPLVNAFLELSKSDSMIDTLSIGMSGDLPAAIQSGSTMVRVGTAIFGSRDYSAKV; encoded by the coding sequence ATGGTGATTGAAATCGAAAGCAATGAAGCGGAAGACGTGAAGGCGAATTTAACCTTAGTTTCCCAACAGATTGATCAACTGGTTCAGCAGTACAAACGAAAAGCGGGTTGTGTGCGATTGTTGGCGGTCAGTAAGACAAAGCCTCTATCCGCATTAGAAGCTGCGTATCATGCTGGTCAAAGAGCATTCGGTGAGAATTACGTGCAAGAAGCGGTGGATAAGTGTCATGCGTTAGCACATTTAGCGGACATCGAATGGCACTTCATTGGCCCCATCCAATCTAATAAATCCCGTCTTATTGCCGAAACGATGCATTGGGTGCATTCCATTGATCGAGAAAAAATTGCTCGCCGCCTTAGCGATCAGCGTTCAGTAGATATGCCTCTACTCAATGTCTGTATTCAAGTTAACATTAGCGGTGAAGACAGTAAATCTGGGGTAACCTTGTCAGATTTAGATGTAATGGTCGACCTCATTAGAACGCTACCAAACTTGTGTCTCAGAGGGTTAATGGCGATTCCCGCGCCACAAGAAAGCCATGCCGCGCAATGCGCTGTGTATGAACCTCTTGTAAACGCCTTTCTTGAATTATCCAAATCCGACAGCATGATAGATACCTTATCTATTGGTATGTCTGGAGATTTACCGGCGGCCATTCAATCTGGTAGCACCATGGTTCGTGTGGGTACGGCAATCTTTGGATCGCGTGATTATTCGGCTAAGGTGTGA
- the proC gene encoding pyrroline-5-carboxylate reductase, whose translation MTQSIAFIGVGNMARAIFSGMLASGYPADKIIGTSRTPEKRNYYHEQYGIAMLADNDMAVNQADVVVLCVKPAQMQAVIEDFSAHVRDDQLFISVAAGVELDSLAYWLGKSVAIVRSMPNTPSQLGAGMTGLIANEYTTEAQKAQVSELFSSIGHSVWVEDEVHMHTVTSLSGSAPAYFFRFLEAMIKNGKEQGLDEKTSRALASHAMLGAARMVIELDDPIAQLRNNITSPKGTTEQALLSFEASNIDKIVADAMTACVNRSKEMASNFSAKKD comes from the coding sequence ATGACACAAAGTATTGCCTTTATTGGTGTAGGAAATATGGCCAGAGCGATTTTTAGTGGCATGCTTGCTAGCGGTTACCCAGCTGATAAAATCATTGGTACATCGAGAACCCCAGAAAAACGTAATTATTATCATGAGCAATATGGTATTGCCATGTTGGCTGACAATGATATGGCTGTAAATCAGGCCGATGTGGTTGTTTTGTGTGTTAAACCCGCGCAAATGCAGGCGGTTATTGAAGATTTTTCGGCGCATGTGCGTGACGATCAACTGTTTATTTCGGTTGCAGCGGGTGTTGAATTAGACTCATTGGCTTATTGGTTAGGTAAGTCTGTGGCGATTGTCCGTAGTATGCCTAATACGCCTTCTCAATTGGGCGCAGGGATGACTGGTTTAATCGCCAATGAATACACTACTGAAGCGCAAAAAGCGCAAGTGAGTGAGCTTTTTTCTAGTATTGGGCACTCTGTTTGGGTAGAAGATGAAGTGCACATGCATACCGTGACCAGCTTGTCAGGCAGTGCTCCCGCTTATTTTTTTCGATTCCTTGAAGCCATGATCAAAAACGGCAAAGAGCAGGGACTTGATGAAAAGACAAGCCGAGCATTAGCCAGTCATGCCATGTTGGGGGCTGCTCGAATGGTAATAGAGCTGGATGATCCAATTGCTCAGTTACGTAACAATATTACGTCGCCTAAGGGAACAACAGAACAAGCTTTGTTGTCTTTTGAAGCCTCTAATATTGATAAAATAGTCGCAGATGCAATGACAGCCTGCGTTAATCGATCAAAAGAAATGGCGAGCAATTTTTCCGCTAAAAAAGACTAA
- a CDS encoding YggT family protein: MYSDPFVMLVKVIFNLFLFVVLLRLVLQLTRADFYNPISQSIVKVTSPIVLPLRKVIPSIGRLDTASLVLAFAVQLLTVVFVVLIKGAVISPASYAIYTFAGTLYHLLDLYFWAMLISVILSWVAPGANHPGAMLVGQVTAPLYRACQRVIPTLGGLDLSPIFIFLAISFLKQVLAPYSI; this comes from the coding sequence ATGTATTCAGATCCATTTGTTATGTTAGTGAAGGTTATTTTTAACCTTTTCTTATTTGTTGTTTTGCTGCGTTTAGTGCTTCAACTAACGCGAGCCGATTTTTATAATCCTATTAGTCAAAGCATCGTCAAAGTGACCAGCCCTATTGTTCTTCCTTTGCGCAAAGTGATTCCATCGATAGGTCGTTTAGACACGGCTTCTCTAGTGCTCGCATTTGCAGTCCAGCTCTTAACGGTTGTTTTTGTTGTACTGATTAAAGGTGCGGTTATTTCTCCCGCCAGCTATGCTATTTATACGTTTGCTGGCACCTTATACCATTTGCTGGATTTGTATTTCTGGGCAATGCTGATTTCAGTGATTTTAAGCTGGGTTGCTCCTGGAGCAAATCACCCAGGCGCTATGTTAGTTGGACAAGTTACCGCCCCTTTATATCGTGCTTGTCAGCGGGTCATTCCAACATTAGGTGGACTTGATTTATCGCCTATTTTCATCTTTCTTGCGATTTCTTTTTTGAAGCAAGTATTGGCTCCTTACAGTATTTAA
- the coaD gene encoding pantetheine-phosphate adenylyltransferase codes for MSTIAVYPGTFDPITNGHTDLVERASKLFEKVIVAVAASPKKRPALSHDLRISLAKKVLGHLPNVEVVGFDNLLTEFTRSVSGKVVIRGLRAVSDFEYEFQLANMNRAIAPDVESIFLTPSEKYSYISSTLVREIASLNGDFGQFVNPEVKRVLQEHYQTI; via the coding sequence ATGAGTACGATTGCGGTTTATCCGGGCACATTTGACCCTATTACGAACGGCCATACGGATTTGGTTGAGCGCGCATCAAAACTATTTGAAAAAGTGATCGTGGCCGTGGCTGCGAGTCCTAAAAAGCGCCCAGCGTTGTCTCATGACTTGCGTATTTCATTGGCTAAAAAAGTATTGGGTCATTTGCCCAATGTGGAAGTAGTTGGTTTTGATAACTTATTGACCGAATTTACTCGTTCAGTCAGTGGCAAAGTCGTGATCCGCGGCTTGCGTGCGGTATCGGATTTTGAATATGAATTTCAATTAGCCAATATGAACCGTGCAATTGCGCCCGATGTGGAAAGTATTTTTTTGACGCCTTCAGAAAAATACTCTTATATTTCGTCGACATTGGTTCGCGAAATAGCCTCTTTGAACGGTGATTTTGGCCAATTTGTCAATCCAGAAGTTAAGCGTGTTCTACAAGAGCATTATCAAACGATTTAA
- a CDS encoding YfhL family 4Fe-4S dicluster ferredoxin, protein MSLIITDECINCDVCEPECPNEAISQGEEIYVIDPSKCTECIGHFDEPQCQQVCPVDCIPLDPNFKETEEQLMEKYLTLTGQL, encoded by the coding sequence ATGTCTCTTATTATTACCGATGAATGCATTAATTGTGATGTGTGTGAGCCTGAGTGTCCGAATGAAGCGATTTCTCAAGGTGAAGAAATCTATGTAATAGACCCATCAAAATGCACCGAATGTATAGGGCACTTTGATGAACCGCAGTGTCAGCAGGTTTGTCCGGTTGATTGCATTCCGTTGGATCCTAATTTCAAAGAAACGGAAGAGCAGTTAATGGAGAAATACTTAACGTTGACGGGTCAACTCTAA
- a CDS encoding potassium/proton antiporter — MDTNAFIFLAGILLLISILASSFTVRAGLPLLLVFLGMGMLAGEDGVGGLDFDNPNLAFFVGNLALAVILLDGGMQTKTSTFRVALWPSLSLATLGVVFTTAAVGVFAAWLLDVKLIYGLLLGATVGSTDAAAVFSLLRNSGVKLNERVGGTLEIESGANDPMAILLVVMLTGLLQSSDHLSVWAFLGQMAQQFAVGGLFGFLGGKFLLMILRRVPLIEGLYALLIISFGLAIFSGVNMIGGSGFLAVYLVGLTVGNGRIKHLESISQVMDGLAWLAQASMFLLLGLLVTPSSLLTHGWQAVGIAAFLIFVARPVAVMICLLPFDFRWRERVYISWVGLRGAVPIVLALYPIIAGLSNSELLFEITFTVVLISLLLQGSTVPHVARWLKLEVPPAPAPTTRFSLINDANSNHSLELYEFLIQAEGVRIPASIVRNVPSETVSTPQLVSLVRDQQPIVVNANTVLKSGDRIWMLLHPEDVNDVAQIFSHQASSSFLLQDFFGEFAIRGDASLLDLAKVYGVPIDGIEDTDTAAALLQRQLGKHLVVGDRIRFGNIRLTIRQMNGSQIEIIGLKLQDKQV; from the coding sequence ATCGACACTAATGCTTTTATCTTTTTAGCTGGAATATTGCTGTTAATCAGTATTCTAGCCAGTTCTTTTACTGTTCGTGCAGGCTTACCTTTACTACTTGTTTTTCTCGGAATGGGAATGCTTGCAGGGGAGGATGGAGTCGGCGGACTGGACTTTGACAATCCAAATCTTGCCTTTTTTGTTGGTAATCTTGCCTTAGCCGTCATCCTGTTAGACGGCGGTATGCAGACCAAAACCAGTACATTTCGCGTGGCATTATGGCCATCCTTATCTCTTGCTACATTAGGTGTTGTTTTCACCACGGCCGCGGTTGGTGTTTTCGCTGCGTGGTTATTAGACGTAAAACTCATTTATGGTTTATTACTGGGTGCGACCGTTGGTTCTACGGATGCAGCGGCGGTCTTTAGTTTATTGCGTAATAGCGGCGTTAAATTGAATGAACGAGTGGGCGGCACACTAGAAATAGAGTCCGGAGCCAATGATCCAATGGCTATTCTGCTGGTGGTCATGCTCACTGGTTTGCTGCAAAGCTCCGACCATTTGAGTGTTTGGGCTTTCTTGGGACAAATGGCTCAGCAATTTGCGGTAGGAGGTCTGTTCGGCTTTCTTGGCGGCAAATTCTTATTAATGATTTTACGCCGTGTTCCGCTTATCGAAGGTTTGTATGCGTTGCTTATTATCTCGTTTGGTTTGGCAATTTTTTCTGGTGTGAACATGATTGGTGGCAGTGGATTTCTTGCTGTGTACTTGGTCGGATTAACCGTTGGCAATGGGCGAATCAAGCACCTTGAGTCAATTTCTCAGGTCATGGATGGTTTGGCTTGGTTGGCTCAGGCTAGCATGTTCTTGTTACTTGGGCTTCTTGTTACGCCATCCAGTTTGTTGACTCATGGCTGGCAAGCGGTCGGTATTGCTGCGTTTCTTATTTTTGTGGCCCGTCCCGTGGCCGTTATGATTTGTTTGTTGCCGTTTGATTTTCGCTGGCGTGAGCGTGTGTATATTAGTTGGGTGGGGTTGCGCGGTGCGGTGCCGATTGTGTTGGCTCTGTATCCTATTATTGCGGGTCTTTCTAATTCAGAATTATTATTCGAGATTACCTTTACGGTGGTACTGATCTCTTTGTTGCTGCAAGGGTCAACGGTGCCTCACGTTGCTCGGTGGTTAAAACTAGAAGTGCCGCCGGCGCCGGCGCCCACCACGCGTTTTTCTTTAATCAATGACGCTAATTCGAATCACTCGTTGGAGTTGTATGAATTTTTGATTCAGGCGGAAGGCGTCCGTATTCCCGCATCGATTGTACGGAATGTGCCCAGCGAAACCGTCTCTACACCTCAGCTTGTATCTCTCGTTCGTGATCAACAGCCAATTGTGGTCAATGCCAATACCGTGTTGAAGTCAGGAGATAGAATCTGGATGCTATTGCATCCTGAGGACGTGAATGACGTTGCGCAAATTTTTTCTCACCAAGCGTCTTCTTCATTCTTATTGCAGGATTTCTTTGGTGAGTTTGCGATTCGTGGTGATGCGTCTTTATTGGATTTAGCGAAAGTCTATGGCGTTCCAATTGACGGTATTGAAGACACAGACACGGCAGCGGCGCTGTTACAGCGCCAGCTTGGTAAGCATCTTGTTGTGGGTGATCGGATTCGTTTCGGTAATATTCGTCTAACAATCAGGCAGATGAATGGCAGTCAGATTGAAATAATCGGGCTTAAATTGCAAGATAAGCAAGTTTAA